Proteins encoded together in one Phalacrocorax aristotelis chromosome 7, bGulAri2.1, whole genome shotgun sequence window:
- the MAP6D1 gene encoding MAP6 domain-containing protein 1 isoform X2 has translation MAWPCISRVCCLARFWSQLDKSDLSVPLTIHNYSDIEEQEDGATQRGGPPPRGSARPPAPASRPRDPAAGKAGGRRKGRAVAAGEPFAAETQYRRDFRAWPLPRRDAFPWVSASSGGRDGAAPQPAPGRAVCALPGGGPEQLRPRSPADGGHTTSYRQEYRPWTGAKPSKPIKTKQGFIIPEDRFVQETSYKADFKAPSRILNV, from the exons ATGGCCTGGCCCTGCATCAGCCGGGTGTGCTGCCTGGCCCGCTTCTGGAGCCAGCTGGACAAGTCCGACCTCTCCGTGCCGCTCACCATCCACAACTACTCGGACATCGAGGAGCAGGAGGACGGGGCGACCCAGCGCGGCGGGCCCCCCCCGCGGGGCAgcgcccggccgcccgccccggcctcCCGCCCGCGGGACCCCGCCGCCGGGAAGGCGGGCGGCCGCAGGAAGGGCCGGGCGGTCGCCGCGGGAGAGCCCTTCGCGGCGGAGACCCAGTACCGGCGGGACTTCAGAGCGTGGCCCCTCCCGAGGAGGGACGCCTTCCCCTGGGTCAGCGCCAGCAGCGGCGGGAGGGACGGGGCCGCCCCCCAGCCCGCCCCGGGCCGCGCCGTCTGCGCCCTGCCCGGCGGCGGCCCCGAGCAGCTCCGGCCCCGCTCGCCGGCGGACGGCGGCCACACCACCTCCTACAG GCAAGAGTATCGCCCATGGACTGGAGCAAAACCATCCAAGCCTATAAAGACAAAGCAAGGCTTCATTATCCCAGAAGACCGTTTCGTTCAAGAGACAAGCTACAAGGCAGATTTTAAG gCACCGTCACGGATCCTCAACGTGTGA
- the MAP6D1 gene encoding MAP6 domain-containing protein 1 isoform X1 produces the protein MAWPCISRVCCLARFWSQLDKSDLSVPLTIHNYSDIEEQEDGATQRGGPPPRGSARPPAPASRPRDPAAGKAGGRRKGRAVAAGEPFAAETQYRRDFRAWPLPRRDAFPWVSASSGGRDGAAPQPAPGRAVCALPGGGPEQLRPRSPADGGHTTSYRQEYRPWTGAKPSKPIKTKQGFIIPEDRFVQETSYKADFKIPEVKTRFSPNPSAVFQAPSRILNV, from the exons ATGGCCTGGCCCTGCATCAGCCGGGTGTGCTGCCTGGCCCGCTTCTGGAGCCAGCTGGACAAGTCCGACCTCTCCGTGCCGCTCACCATCCACAACTACTCGGACATCGAGGAGCAGGAGGACGGGGCGACCCAGCGCGGCGGGCCCCCCCCGCGGGGCAgcgcccggccgcccgccccggcctcCCGCCCGCGGGACCCCGCCGCCGGGAAGGCGGGCGGCCGCAGGAAGGGCCGGGCGGTCGCCGCGGGAGAGCCCTTCGCGGCGGAGACCCAGTACCGGCGGGACTTCAGAGCGTGGCCCCTCCCGAGGAGGGACGCCTTCCCCTGGGTCAGCGCCAGCAGCGGCGGGAGGGACGGGGCCGCCCCCCAGCCCGCCCCGGGCCGCGCCGTCTGCGCCCTGCCCGGCGGCGGCCCCGAGCAGCTCCGGCCCCGCTCGCCGGCGGACGGCGGCCACACCACCTCCTACAG GCAAGAGTATCGCCCATGGACTGGAGCAAAACCATCCAAGCCTATAAAGACAAAGCAAGGCTTCATTATCCCAGAAGACCGTTTCGTTCAAGAGACAAGCTACAAGGCAGATTTTAAG ATCCCAGAGGTGAAGACCAGGTTCTCCCCCAACccttctgctgttttccaggCACCGTCACGGATCCTCAACGTGTGA
- the MAP6D1 gene encoding MAP6 domain-containing protein 1 isoform X4 — MAWPCISRVCCLARFWSQLDKSDLSVPLTIHNYSDIEEQEDGATQRGGPPPRGSARPPAPASRPRDPAAGKAGGRRKGRAVAAGEPFAAETQYRRDFRAWPLPRRDAFPWVSASSGGRDGAAPQPAPGRAVCALPGGGPEQLRPRSPADGGHTTSYRNASVSMLFLKPPPLLQPDPRRRVH; from the exons ATGGCCTGGCCCTGCATCAGCCGGGTGTGCTGCCTGGCCCGCTTCTGGAGCCAGCTGGACAAGTCCGACCTCTCCGTGCCGCTCACCATCCACAACTACTCGGACATCGAGGAGCAGGAGGACGGGGCGACCCAGCGCGGCGGGCCCCCCCCGCGGGGCAgcgcccggccgcccgccccggcctcCCGCCCGCGGGACCCCGCCGCCGGGAAGGCGGGCGGCCGCAGGAAGGGCCGGGCGGTCGCCGCGGGAGAGCCCTTCGCGGCGGAGACCCAGTACCGGCGGGACTTCAGAGCGTGGCCCCTCCCGAGGAGGGACGCCTTCCCCTGGGTCAGCGCCAGCAGCGGCGGGAGGGACGGGGCCGCCCCCCAGCCCGCCCCGGGCCGCGCCGTCTGCGCCCTGCCCGGCGGCGGCCCCGAGCAGCTCCGGCCCCGCTCGCCGGCGGACGGCGGCCACACCACCTCCTACAG AAACGCATCCGTCTCCATGTTATTCTTGAAGCCTCCCCCGCTTCTTCAGCCTGACCCCAGAAGAAGGGTGCATTAG
- the MAP6D1 gene encoding MAP6 domain-containing protein 1 isoform X3, producing MAWPCISRVCCLARFWSQLDKSDLSVPLTIHNYSDIEEQEDGATQRGGPPPRGSARPPAPASRPRDPAAGKAGGRRKGRAVAAGEPFAAETQYRRDFRAWPLPRRDAFPWVSASSGGRDGAAPQPAPGRAVCALPGGGPEQLRPRSPADGGHTTSYRTLNYCHERARRLQITRQSTGWGDMPTPKSKQVLQKVKLKGSRGTSQG from the exons ATGGCCTGGCCCTGCATCAGCCGGGTGTGCTGCCTGGCCCGCTTCTGGAGCCAGCTGGACAAGTCCGACCTCTCCGTGCCGCTCACCATCCACAACTACTCGGACATCGAGGAGCAGGAGGACGGGGCGACCCAGCGCGGCGGGCCCCCCCCGCGGGGCAgcgcccggccgcccgccccggcctcCCGCCCGCGGGACCCCGCCGCCGGGAAGGCGGGCGGCCGCAGGAAGGGCCGGGCGGTCGCCGCGGGAGAGCCCTTCGCGGCGGAGACCCAGTACCGGCGGGACTTCAGAGCGTGGCCCCTCCCGAGGAGGGACGCCTTCCCCTGGGTCAGCGCCAGCAGCGGCGGGAGGGACGGGGCCGCCCCCCAGCCCGCCCCGGGCCGCGCCGTCTGCGCCCTGCCCGGCGGCGGCCCCGAGCAGCTCCGGCCCCGCTCGCCGGCGGACGGCGGCCACACCACCTCCTACAG GACTCTCAACTACTGTCATGAAAGAGCAAGACGTTTACAAATCACACGACAAAGTACCGGCTGGGGCGACATGCCAACACCCAAATCAAAACAAGTTTTACAAAAAGTAAAACTTAAAGGTAGTCGAGGAACATCTCAAGGCTGA